One Trichormus variabilis 0441 genomic window, AATATGTGAGTGGTGTCCGGGGTTTGCAGATTTCTGGGGGATGGTCGCCTAAGACGAAATAAGCGGCGTTTCTCCCCAAGACTTTTGCCTTACCATATTTATCTACAACAACTGATGTCTCCTCACTAATGGCTATCCCTAAGGCACTTCTAGACACACCATCTTGAATTTGTCTGGCAATAAAAGCCATGATTCTTCCCATGCGTTTACGACTATCAAAGTGGGTGTCAATGATGGTTCCTTGTAAATGTGACCATTGGAAGAAGTTGTAGGTAAAGGTAATGTTTTGGTAAGGGTCTTCAAGTGCGTCTTTGGTTTCGATGGGGTCTTCGCAAGCACAAGCGTCGTAGATGAAATCACTCAAAATCATTGCCCCTGCGCTAGTACCACCAACGGCTCCGCCTCTGCGGTAAACTGACGCTACAGCTTTTTCTAACTTGGTGTTTTTCCAGCTACGAATATATTGACATTGGTCGCCACCTGCGAAGAAAACTACACCAGCATTGAGGACTTTCTGGACAATATCATCTCTGTTAGCATCTTGGCGATTGCTGATAACCAACGTCTGCACGGAGTTTACACCGGACATTCGATAAATCAGGTGATTGTAGTCATTCCCGCCGTAAGTGCGGAGAACGACAACGTTAACCTTAGCGGTTCCCCTGACTTGGTTAATCATCCACTGAATAGCCGCTTCCACATCCGGGCCGCCCCCACCTAAGTTAAGGACAGGGCCAGCTAGGGCAGGAAGAACCTCGACAGTGTTGCCCTGAAACAAGAGTTTCAGGTATGCTGTAAGACGGGATATAAAATTCTTCCAGCACTTTGCTATATTTGGGAATGCCCTTGTCATACGAACCTTTTGGAGCAAACTGCAACTATTGCTTAATTTCGCACTCCAAAGGCTAAAATTCCCAGCGTACAGGGCTTGTACTGTTTGTTAGCGCTGGATAACGCCAAGTAATTATTGATTCCCTGAGTTTCTCTGCGAAAACCTCAGCTTGTCTTTACATTTTGTTACCATTCAACTTGCGATCGCTCTTTCACCACTCGTTGATAAACAGCTTGGGTTTGTTGGGCTAATTTCGGCCAGCTAAAGCGGTGTTCCAAATCCTTATAGGCGTTATCAATCAGCCATTGACTATAACCCGGATTTTTCAAAACTTCTAGAATTCCCCAAGCCAAAGAATCGTGGTTATTCACCCAAGTTACGATACCTGTTCGGGTATGCTGCACTACTTCAGGGAAGCCGCCTGTATCGGACACCACTACGGGAACCCGCGAGGCGAAGCTTTCTAAAGCTACAATCCCAAAGGGTTCGTAAAGACTAGGAAATACTGCACAATCAGCCACAGTTTGGAATTTGTCCAAATACTCATCGGAAAGAAAACCGGTAAAGTAACATTTGTGCCAAATTCCTAAATCCCAAGCCTGACGTTTAAGATTGTCAGTATTACCACCACCAACAATCACAAATTTTACGTAGCCGCCCATTTCTGATAGGACTTTGGGGGCTGCATTGATTAAATTTGATACACCTTTTTCATAAGTCATGCGACCAACATAGTAGACAATCTTCTCATGGTCTTCGGCAAATTGACGACGAAAATCTTGAGCATGAAAATCTTCGTGGTGCTGTTTCTTTTCTGGTCGAATACCGTTATAAATCACATCGATTTTATCCCAGGGACTTTCTAGGGTGCGCCCTACTTCTTGGCGCATATAGTTGGTACAGACGATAATTCGCCAGGCGTTGTAGGCGAGTAGGTTTTCTTTGTCGTGAATGTAGCGTTGGGTGTCGTTGTGAATCCCGTTGTAGCGTCCGTATTCTGTGGCGTGGATAGTAGCAATCAGGGGAATTTTAAAGTTATGCTTAAGAGCGATCGCTGCATCTCCCACTAGCCAATCATGGGCATGGATTAAATCAAACGGCCCTTCCTCCGTAATTAACTTCCCACCGTGATGTCCCATGCTTTGGTTCAGATTAACTACCCAGTGAAAAAAGTCATTACTATGAGAAACTGGTACTCGATGTACGTGTATTCCCTCCACGACTTCGTACATCGATGCTTGACCAACTTCTACCGTAATTAGATGGATTTCATGCCCTAGCTTTACCAGTTCAGGATATAGTTCCGCCACATGACGAGCAATACCGCCAACTATTCTCGGTGGAAATTCCCAACTTAGTACCAATATCTTCATTGACTAAACTCCCCAATGCTTTCAGCAATTAAAAATTAAGAAAATTCCTAACGGTCAGCATTTTGGCTTTTGTGACCTTGGAACGTAAAAGAACGTTAGCTGATAAATATCTAAAAATATGAGATTGACACTTACACAGAATTTGGTTACTAAAATTTTCGGATTTTTTTACATTTTTTGCGATTTTAGTGGGAAAAAGTTATCAGAGCTTTAATGAAGGTCTTTAGATTAGCTGATCAAAGCCACATTAAAATGAAGTCTCTTACCCCTCACCAGTAGGTGGAGTGTAAAATCTAAGATATAAAATTAGAAAAGCTTATAGTATACATTTTTCCACTAATAACTATCAAAAGGAACAATTTTAAATTTTAGTGGAGTGTAAGTTGCAGGAAATTGCGTATTTTTACGTAGTTAATTAAAATCGTTTTTACAATATTTATATTTAAGCCCCTCTCCGCGTCGGAGCGGATGTTTCCTCCGTTCAGAACTTTTCAAGAGAGAGGGGTTTGGGGAGAGGTCATCGAACTCACGTCTACTTATATGTCTTGATGATATCCTTGAAGTGATTAAAAATACAAGAATGTAGAAGGTACATTCTGTCCTTCTACATTCTTGGTAAGCATGAATTTAATTAAATATGCCGATGATTTTCTGATGGTTTTCCTAATGCAGATACGCAAGATGAGACATCCAGCCTAGTTAGCTGAGTCAGGCACTAAGCTATAGTCTCTAGCTTTGATCTAAACGCAAGACAGCCATAAAAGCTTCCTGGGGTACATCGACTGTACCAACAGATTTCATCCGCTTTTTACCTTTTGCTTGTTTCTGCAAGAGTTTCTTCTTTCGGCTGATGTCACCGCCATAACACTTGGCGAGTACATCTTTACGCAAGGCGGGAATATGTTCGCTGGCGATGACTTTGCTACCAATAGACGCTTGAATGGGGACTTTAAATTGATGACGAGGAATTAATTCCTTGAGTTTTTCCGCCATTGAACGTCCCACACCATAGGCTTTATCTCGGTGAACAATCATGGCTAAGGAATCGACAGGATCACCATTAATCATGATGTCCAACTTCACCAAGGGGTTCTCACGATAGCCGATGAGGTGATATTCCATACTGGCATAACCACGCGATCGCGATTTCATTTGGTCGAAAAAGTCGGTAACAACTTCTGCCAAAGGAATTTCGTAGGTGAGGGTGGTACGTCCTTGGGTGAGATATTTCATATCTTTGAAGATACCCCGGCGATTTTGCGACAACTCCATTAAAGTGCCGACATAGGTTTCCGGTGTAATCATTTCCACTTTGACGTATGGTTCCTCAATCCTTTCGCGATCGTTGGGGGCTGGTAAATGGCTAGGATTATCTATATACAGTTCTTCGCCTTTGGTGGTGATGACTTTATACACCACGGAGGGGGCTGTAATAATTAAATCTAGGTCATACTCTCGTTCCAAGCGTTCCTGGACGATTTCCATGTGCAGCAAACCCAAGAACCCGCAACGGAAGCCAAAACCCATCGCGCTGGAGGTTTCTGGTTCGTATTGCAGTGCGGCATCATTTAGCCTCAGTTTCTCTAAAGCTTCCCGCAAGTCTTCAAATTGATCGGCATCAATGGGGAACATTCCACAAAAAACCATTGGATTGGCTTCTGTGTAGCCAGGTAAAGCTTCTGCTGCTTTGGCGTTGCATAAAGTGATTGTGTCACCCACCCGCGCATCAGCTACCGCTTTAATGGCTGCGCCGAAATAACCCACTTCCCCAGCGTGGAGTTCATCCACGGGTTTTTGGGTGGGAGAAAGAACGCCTAATTCATCGATTTCGTATTCTTTCTCGGAAGCCATGAGATAGACGCGATCGCCTTTTTTCACGGTTCCATCCATCACACGGAAGTATACAATAACACCACGATAGATATCATAATAACTATCGAAGATTAATGCTCGTAGGCGCTGATCAACTGTATTGGGTGGTGGTGGTATACGCTCAACAACGGCTTCAAGAATTTCACTAATGCCGATTCCTTCTTTAGCAGAAGCGAGAATTGCCCCACTGCAATCTAGACCAATAATTTCTTCAATTTCACCGATTACCCGGTCTGGTT contains:
- the lepA gene encoding translation elongation factor 4, whose translation is MTDVPAVRIRNFCIIAHIDHGKSTLADRLLQATGTVDERQMKEQFLDNMDLERERGITIKLQAARMNYQAKDGQQYVLNLIDTPGHVDFSYEVSRSLAACEGALLVVDASQGVEAQTLANVYLALEHNLEIIPVLNKIDLPGAEPDRVIGEIEEIIGLDCSGAILASAKEGIGISEILEAVVERIPPPPNTVDQRLRALIFDSYYDIYRGVIVYFRVMDGTVKKGDRVYLMASEKEYEIDELGVLSPTQKPVDELHAGEVGYFGAAIKAVADARVGDTITLCNAKAAEALPGYTEANPMVFCGMFPIDADQFEDLREALEKLRLNDAALQYEPETSSAMGFGFRCGFLGLLHMEIVQERLEREYDLDLIITAPSVVYKVITTKGEELYIDNPSHLPAPNDRERIEEPYVKVEMITPETYVGTLMELSQNRRGIFKDMKYLTQGRTTLTYEIPLAEVVTDFFDQMKSRSRGYASMEYHLIGYRENPLVKLDIMINGDPVDSLAMIVHRDKAYGVGRSMAEKLKELIPRHQFKVPIQASIGSKVIASEHIPALRKDVLAKCYGGDISRKKKLLQKQAKGKKRMKSVGTVDVPQEAFMAVLRLDQS
- a CDS encoding cyanophycinase; translation: MTRAFPNIAKCWKNFISRLTAYLKLLFQGNTVEVLPALAGPVLNLGGGGPDVEAAIQWMINQVRGTAKVNVVVLRTYGGNDYNHLIYRMSGVNSVQTLVISNRQDANRDDIVQKVLNAGVVFFAGGDQCQYIRSWKNTKLEKAVASVYRRGGAVGGTSAGAMILSDFIYDACACEDPIETKDALEDPYQNITFTYNFFQWSHLQGTIIDTHFDSRKRMGRIMAFIARQIQDGVSRSALGIAISEETSVVVDKYGKAKVLGRNAAYFVLGDHPPEICKPRTPLTYSDYKIWRIPCGDTFDLNNPPARGYYFRSVKRGRFNSDPY
- a CDS encoding glycosyltransferase family 4 protein, yielding MKILVLSWEFPPRIVGGIARHVAELYPELVKLGHEIHLITVEVGQASMYEVVEGIHVHRVPVSHSNDFFHWVVNLNQSMGHHGGKLITEEGPFDLIHAHDWLVGDAAIALKHNFKIPLIATIHATEYGRYNGIHNDTQRYIHDKENLLAYNAWRIIVCTNYMRQEVGRTLESPWDKIDVIYNGIRPEKKQHHEDFHAQDFRRQFAEDHEKIVYYVGRMTYEKGVSNLINAAPKVLSEMGGYVKFVIVGGGNTDNLKRQAWDLGIWHKCYFTGFLSDEYLDKFQTVADCAVFPSLYEPFGIVALESFASRVPVVVSDTGGFPEVVQHTRTGIVTWVNNHDSLAWGILEVLKNPGYSQWLIDNAYKDLEHRFSWPKLAQQTQAVYQRVVKERSQVEW